The Impatiens glandulifera chromosome 3, dImpGla2.1, whole genome shotgun sequence genome contains a region encoding:
- the LOC124932733 gene encoding heavy metal-associated isoprenylated plant protein 35-like: MATTNIEESSSGQMKLKTWVLKVSIHCKGCQKKVIKLLTGVEGVHKLDVDLKHQSVIVTGNVDANTLINKLIKSGRNAELWYQISNQKNKQNNSGKDKSTDDLPTAQCEIVAGDDKQKEKPALEKSDASQDSGSENPATAERSEVAGDTTTDSAGKVKAVKEDKLVDVGSESTATVTATEKNNHGEDGEGKVSKKKKKKGQNGNNNLVEQERQVESPVDEGPQKNSVTPVIANNIRPRHPQEHAPPVYVMSYNMASTAPTTSYYAGSPMPNQYNYQEPERMVAPPSDLECYSRQPLDSFEMFSDENPNGCSIM, encoded by the exons atgGCGACAACAAATATCGAAGAATCCTCATCCGGCCAAATGAAATTAAAG ACATGGGTGTTGAAGGTTTCAATTCATTGTAAAGGCTgccaaaaaaaagttataaaactTCTCACCGGTGTAGAAG GTGTTCATAAATTAGACGTAGATTTGAAACACCAGAGTGTCATAGTCACCGGAAATGTCGACGCCAATACCTTGATCAATAAACTCATTAAGTCCGGCCGAAATGCTGAATTATGGTACCAAATATCAAATCAGAAAAACAAGCAGAATAACTCCGGTAAAGACAAAAGTACCGATGACCTTCCGACCGCCCAATGCGAAATTGTCGCCGGAGACGACAAACAGAAAGAAAAGCCGGCGCTTGAAAAATCCGATGCATCCCAGGACTCTGGTAGCGAAAATCCGGCGACGGCGGAGCGTAGTGAAGTCGCCGGTGATACAACGACCGATTCCGCCGGAAAAGTGAAAGCGGTGAAGGAAGATAAATTGGTCGATGTCGGATCGGAAAGTACGGCGACGGTGACGGCGACGGAGAAAAATAATCACGGCGAGGATGGGGAGGGTAAAGTtagtaaaaagaagaaaaagaaggggCAGAATGGTAATAACAACTTAGTTGAACAGGAACGACAGGTAGAATCACCTGTTGATGAGGGACCACAGAAGAACAGTGTAACCCCAGTAATAGCCAATAATATTCGTCCACGTCATCCTCAAGAACATGCTCCACCTGTTTACGTAATGAGTTATAACATGGCTTCCACAGCGCCTACGACGTCGTATTACGCCGGTTCGCCCATGCCTAATCAGTACAACTATCAAGAACCGGAGAGAATGGTGGCTCCACCGTCCGATCTAGAGTGCTACTCTAGGCAGCCGTTGGATTCATTTGAAATGTTTAGTGATGAAAATCCAAATGGATGTTCAATTATGTGA